Proteins encoded together in one Bradyrhizobium sp. PSBB068 window:
- a CDS encoding response regulator gives MESAPNAGMPGDVLVVEDDPIISLYFEDTILGFGARTVRTAANVARALELIAERAPDFALLDVGLVRGEKTFVIAERLDALKVPFAFITGYGADIRLPESLADKPRLAKPCSSETLEAALRNEL, from the coding sequence ATGGAATCCGCTCCCAATGCCGGCATGCCCGGCGACGTCCTCGTGGTCGAGGACGACCCGATCATCTCGCTCTATTTTGAGGACACCATCCTGGGCTTCGGCGCCCGGACGGTGCGCACCGCCGCGAACGTCGCCCGCGCGCTTGAGCTGATTGCCGAACGCGCGCCGGATTTCGCGCTGCTCGACGTCGGCCTCGTCAGGGGCGAGAAGACGTTCGTGATCGCCGAGCGGCTCGATGCCCTGAAAGTGCCTTTCGCTTTCATCACGGGCTACGGCGCGGACATCAGGCTGCCGGAATCGCTTGCCGACAAGCCGCGGCTGGCCAAGCCGTGTTCGAGCGAGACGCTCGAGGCTGCGCTGAGAAACGAACTTTGA